One window from the genome of Leptospira johnsonii encodes:
- a CDS encoding YfaP family protein, whose amino-acid sequence MKSTLVNNLLLSAVLLFGSAAFAETVTIDSPHGGFTTERIQTVSGSVSGNLEKATIVINGIPQMIRLQDGKFSLSTVVAPGTNLIEVKAGNASDRVSFFAAVPPRDIKVVLTWDTATDVDLWVLDPTGEKCFYANRSTKTGGNLDVDVVDGYGPETFTMSKALPGNYSIQVQYYGSYDKPVTRVNVYVVLNEGKPNERRKQFQFVMTRSQQVYHIANFEIDPES is encoded by the coding sequence ATGAAATCAACGTTGGTCAATAATTTACTCTTAAGTGCTGTTTTACTTTTTGGATCTGCCGCTTTTGCGGAAACTGTGACCATAGATTCTCCTCATGGAGGATTTACAACCGAAAGGATCCAAACTGTTTCCGGTTCCGTGAGCGGAAATCTTGAAAAGGCAACTATCGTAATTAACGGAATTCCTCAGATGATCCGTCTACAGGACGGGAAATTTTCCTTAAGCACTGTGGTCGCCCCTGGAACGAACTTGATAGAAGTCAAAGCAGGCAATGCAAGCGATAGAGTTTCCTTCTTTGCCGCTGTTCCTCCTCGGGATATCAAAGTAGTCCTTACTTGGGATACTGCCACTGATGTGGACCTGTGGGTTTTAGATCCTACCGGAGAAAAATGTTTTTATGCAAATCGCTCCACTAAGACTGGAGGGAATTTGGATGTGGACGTGGTGGATGGATATGGTCCGGAAACGTTTACCATGTCCAAGGCGTTGCCTGGGAATTATTCCATTCAGGTTCAGTATTATGGTTCTTACGATAAGCCAGTCACCAGAGTGAACGTTTACGTGGTCTTGAACGAAGGAAAACCGAACGAAAGAAGAAAACAATTTCAGTTCGTGATGACACGTTCCCAACAAGTATATCATATCGCGAATTTTGAGATAGATCCGGAATCTTAA
- a CDS encoding DUF2135 domain-containing protein has translation MYLGAETVSIDSPNGGFTTGRIQKISGTVTGINPEKVTVVINGIPQMVPLYEGKFSFSTVASPGDNLVEVRAGKAYDKVSFFAKVPPRDIKVVLTWDTASYTDLWVIDPSGEKCYWAHTSTKSGGNLVYDDASFAPQTFTMSKALPGNYAVQAQYYAPFNAQVTRAKVYVVLYEGTPREKRKQYQFTMTRAQQVYHLGNFEIEPD, from the coding sequence ATGTATTTGGGGGCGGAGACCGTTTCTATAGATTCTCCTAATGGTGGCTTTACTACGGGGAGAATACAGAAAATTTCCGGAACTGTAACAGGTATCAATCCTGAAAAAGTCACAGTAGTTATTAATGGAATTCCCCAGATGGTGCCCTTGTATGAAGGAAAATTTTCCTTTAGCACTGTGGCTTCTCCCGGAGACAATCTGGTCGAAGTTCGTGCGGGCAAGGCTTACGATAAGGTCAGCTTTTTTGCAAAGGTTCCACCTAGAGATATCAAAGTAGTGCTTACTTGGGATACTGCGAGTTATACGGATCTTTGGGTAATCGATCCTTCTGGGGAAAAGTGTTACTGGGCGCATACTTCCACAAAGTCTGGAGGCAATCTTGTCTACGATGATGCTAGTTTTGCACCCCAAACTTTTACGATGTCCAAGGCATTGCCTGGAAATTATGCGGTACAAGCGCAGTATTACGCTCCGTTTAACGCTCAGGTTACCAGAGCCAAAGTATATGTAGTTTTGTATGAGGGAACTCCCAGAGAAAAAAGAAAACAATACCAATTCACGATGACCAGGGCCCAGCAAGTTTATCATTTGGGAAATTTTGAGATAGAGCCGGACTGA
- a CDS encoding alpha-2-macroglobulin family protein: protein MRTRVSDRKKIIFSFLAILISALGLFYVKPNLFGSAAFYLGTDRSFGSGENAYVNLEGNGTVNYEFRVYKIADPQAFLTKKVKERLVQENNDGVFGNPIALFTRTVDKFRNDFRKVARKEFNSKTRSELKKTLGIDYEQPTEQKTLAIPAILKDQELVATFSIPTVTSFWAYRRIPVPIRDNGVYLVEGVSGSQLAYTILIKSGLNFLVKQSDAETFVYVGRKDSGEPVSDVDLTLFNLENGQAFQTGKTSSDGTYFYKGRSPVKGLVLAHKNGEYSVSDPEFYSSSFYGEGGPRAYIYTDRPVYRPGDTVYFKGIVRNFSQDDYRTISGAGVIAVASEQGETSIPSVPINISGDNGTFSGEFVVPESANATLGNYSLILNFRDKTFQTEFAVEAYKKPTFLVSVSVPKSNYLQREEVNALVKARYYYGQPVAGQEVAYRVFRRPKFDYSPVGTINFDASSDYLEQSGQSDKQELVLDGKGKLDSKGQYSINFKPDKSDADSVYTIIASVQSEDMTLDGSASFSVNRSAFFVRISKDNSVYEPGREAKLTVSLIAYDKTLSEVERQKMVGNRNVDLILYNRDIQFVREANRSKISSLSVMTSASGVGTASFTIPKRGQFVLVAETKDPNGNLTKSETFFWASSVSDSIEIPFKDITLKPGKDIYSVGDTAEILVLSPVSNGHMVLTLEGNRIFKKEVVKMKGNALKYAVPITAEMSPNFTLSAVQFSGNDVYKSQVRVVAPPEQKFLKVALEPGRKVYRPGDKAEIRLKTTGLGGNGVSAEVSLAIVDEAIYQIKEEKTPNIGTFFYHPRRNNVQTTLASAYKFFGYSENKRLKLALGKKGDSVYSAMKNEDQARDRFKDTSYWNAKVKTGPDGTATVSFNLPDNLTSWRVTAIAITPDTKVGRGQTSFVTKKDLMILGGMPRFIIKGETQKVSATISNQSPSKLPIKVTVKAEGAKILGNSETTINLEPGQNQSLHFDVQTLADPKIKSAKISILAAASGYQDLLKSEIPLKTWGLPKTISDSLGMEEGEHSGVLNLEAPKELGDPRLEVRLSPASLPALRQSLDYLADYPYGCVEQTMSRFYPLLSAQKAGFINERLRKELPKMIDVGLKRVSELQRTDGGFGWFEGGVESDVLMSAYVYRGLAVSQKNGTKVPAPVLNRTRAYLYDVLAKGNLSPNAKAYIIFSLSEGGNLEDSIVDGLLKSSAKLNQYGQALLALTLANKGKKAEASTWFKKGVETSGFGKKPFFKLTSYGKNPRWEEDRIETISALLSAGVRLGEDKVILANLASSLLSNRIELAWNNSRDTSAAVLALSEFLASIRESETPANVEIVLNGTSLKTVTLPPKSEQGELYKIPVPSELIRSGPNKVEVLKKDGPVLYATASLYYMDRSKKIQAYSNGIKVKRTYYKLKVDSNDITPVESKTFQPGDLVMVEVSVQKEGDADSYYQVEDSLLPGFSFLQRDAEYYAGDLKMEYLSRQIYDDRAVFFVGGPTKEFKVRYFIRAEVGGKYKVIPARASLMYYSEVTGASSDDEINVGQ, encoded by the coding sequence ATGAGAACTCGCGTATCGGATCGTAAAAAGATAATATTCTCTTTTCTCGCAATTTTGATCTCTGCATTAGGATTATTTTATGTGAAACCGAATTTGTTCGGTTCCGCTGCGTTCTATCTGGGAACGGACAGAAGTTTCGGCTCGGGCGAAAACGCTTATGTGAATCTGGAAGGGAACGGAACGGTAAATTACGAATTCAGAGTGTATAAGATCGCAGATCCACAAGCATTCTTGACCAAAAAAGTAAAAGAAAGATTGGTCCAAGAGAATAATGACGGAGTCTTTGGAAACCCGATCGCACTTTTTACAAGAACTGTAGATAAATTCAGAAACGATTTCCGTAAAGTTGCCAGAAAAGAATTCAATTCCAAGACAAGATCCGAGCTGAAAAAAACATTAGGAATCGATTATGAACAACCTACTGAGCAAAAAACTCTCGCGATCCCCGCTATTTTAAAAGACCAAGAATTGGTCGCTACCTTCTCCATTCCAACGGTTACTTCCTTTTGGGCATATCGCCGGATCCCAGTTCCGATCCGAGACAACGGTGTTTATCTTGTGGAAGGTGTTTCCGGATCTCAGCTCGCTTATACGATTCTGATCAAATCCGGTCTGAATTTTTTAGTAAAACAATCGGATGCAGAGACATTCGTATATGTGGGCCGCAAGGATAGCGGTGAACCTGTTTCCGATGTGGACCTCACTCTTTTTAATTTGGAAAATGGCCAAGCATTCCAAACGGGAAAAACAAGCTCAGACGGAACTTATTTTTATAAGGGAAGAAGTCCTGTAAAAGGATTGGTCCTCGCTCATAAGAATGGAGAATATTCGGTTTCCGATCCCGAATTTTATTCCAGTTCCTTTTATGGAGAAGGTGGACCAAGAGCTTATATTTATACGGATCGCCCTGTGTATAGACCGGGAGACACTGTTTACTTCAAGGGAATTGTTCGAAACTTCTCTCAAGACGACTATAGAACTATTTCAGGCGCCGGTGTAATTGCGGTTGCAAGCGAGCAGGGTGAAACTTCCATTCCAAGCGTTCCGATCAATATCTCCGGAGACAATGGGACTTTTTCGGGAGAGTTTGTGGTCCCTGAATCGGCGAATGCCACTCTCGGGAATTATTCTCTTATATTAAATTTCCGTGATAAAACTTTCCAAACCGAATTTGCGGTAGAGGCTTATAAAAAACCGACCTTCTTGGTGTCGGTATCCGTCCCTAAATCCAATTATTTACAAAGGGAAGAAGTAAACGCTCTTGTAAAAGCCAGATATTATTACGGGCAACCTGTAGCAGGGCAAGAGGTTGCTTATAGAGTATTTCGAAGACCTAAATTCGATTATTCTCCGGTGGGAACGATCAACTTCGATGCTTCTTCCGATTATCTGGAACAGTCCGGACAAAGTGATAAACAAGAATTGGTTTTGGATGGAAAAGGAAAGTTAGACTCGAAAGGACAATATTCTATCAACTTTAAACCGGATAAATCGGATGCGGATTCTGTTTATACGATTATAGCTTCCGTTCAATCCGAGGACATGACCTTGGATGGATCTGCTTCCTTCTCTGTAAATCGAAGCGCTTTCTTCGTTAGGATCTCTAAGGACAACTCTGTATACGAGCCCGGAAGAGAAGCAAAGTTGACAGTAAGTTTGATCGCTTATGATAAAACTTTGAGCGAAGTAGAACGCCAAAAGATGGTGGGAAATAGAAATGTGGATCTAATTCTCTACAATCGAGACATCCAATTTGTAAGAGAAGCAAATCGTTCTAAAATTTCTTCCTTGTCTGTGATGACTTCTGCTTCAGGTGTCGGAACAGCTTCTTTCACGATCCCTAAAAGAGGACAATTTGTTTTAGTCGCGGAGACCAAGGACCCGAACGGAAATCTGACAAAGTCGGAGACATTCTTCTGGGCTTCTTCCGTTTCCGATTCTATCGAAATTCCTTTCAAGGATATCACTCTTAAACCTGGTAAGGATATTTATTCCGTAGGAGACACCGCGGAAATTTTAGTCTTAAGTCCTGTTTCCAACGGGCATATGGTTCTGACCTTAGAAGGAAACCGGATCTTCAAAAAAGAAGTGGTGAAGATGAAAGGGAACGCTTTGAAATATGCGGTTCCCATCACTGCGGAAATGAGTCCGAACTTTACATTATCTGCGGTCCAATTTTCGGGGAACGACGTTTATAAAAGCCAAGTAAGAGTGGTCGCTCCTCCGGAGCAGAAGTTCCTGAAAGTGGCTTTAGAGCCAGGCCGTAAGGTATATCGTCCTGGTGATAAAGCGGAGATCCGTTTGAAAACTACCGGTCTTGGCGGGAACGGAGTTTCTGCAGAAGTTTCTCTTGCAATAGTCGATGAGGCTATTTATCAGATCAAAGAGGAGAAGACCCCTAATATTGGAACATTCTTCTATCATCCAAGAAGAAATAACGTGCAAACCACTTTGGCATCCGCCTATAAGTTTTTCGGATATTCTGAGAACAAAAGATTAAAACTGGCCTTGGGTAAAAAGGGAGACTCGGTTTATTCTGCAATGAAAAACGAGGACCAGGCACGAGATCGTTTTAAGGATACAAGTTATTGGAATGCAAAAGTAAAAACAGGTCCGGATGGAACCGCTACAGTTAGTTTTAACCTTCCGGACAATTTAACTTCTTGGAGAGTGACTGCGATCGCTATCACCCCGGACACTAAAGTAGGAAGAGGCCAAACCAGTTTTGTTACTAAAAAAGATCTGATGATCTTAGGTGGAATGCCACGATTCATCATCAAGGGAGAAACCCAAAAAGTTTCCGCTACGATTTCTAACCAATCTCCGAGCAAACTTCCCATCAAGGTTACCGTAAAAGCGGAAGGCGCAAAAATTTTAGGAAACTCGGAAACTACGATCAATTTAGAGCCAGGTCAAAACCAATCTCTCCATTTCGATGTGCAGACTCTTGCAGATCCTAAGATCAAATCCGCTAAAATCAGTATTCTTGCGGCGGCTTCCGGCTACCAGGACTTGCTTAAGTCTGAAATCCCGCTCAAGACTTGGGGATTGCCTAAAACCATTTCGGATAGTTTGGGAATGGAAGAAGGAGAACATTCAGGAGTTCTAAATTTAGAGGCACCTAAAGAATTAGGAGATCCTCGTTTGGAGGTCAGGCTCAGTCCTGCTTCTTTGCCTGCTCTAAGGCAGTCTTTGGATTATCTTGCAGATTATCCTTACGGTTGTGTGGAACAAACTATGAGTAGGTTTTATCCTCTTTTATCCGCTCAGAAAGCCGGTTTCATCAACGAAAGACTTAGGAAAGAACTTCCTAAGATGATCGATGTGGGATTGAAACGAGTGTCGGAGCTCCAACGTACGGATGGGGGATTCGGTTGGTTTGAAGGCGGAGTAGAAAGTGATGTTCTAATGTCTGCCTATGTTTATAGAGGATTAGCGGTCAGTCAGAAGAACGGAACCAAGGTCCCTGCTCCGGTATTAAATAGAACCAGAGCTTATCTTTACGATGTTTTGGCTAAAGGCAACCTTTCTCCGAATGCTAAAGCATATATCATCTTCTCCTTAAGTGAAGGTGGAAATCTTGAAGATTCTATCGTGGATGGACTGCTTAAATCTTCCGCCAAGCTAAACCAATATGGACAGGCTCTGCTTGCATTAACTTTAGCTAATAAAGGTAAGAAGGCGGAAGCTTCTACCTGGTTTAAAAAAGGAGTGGAGACTAGTGGATTCGGTAAAAAGCCATTCTTCAAGCTCACTTCTTACGGTAAAAATCCTCGCTGGGAAGAAGATAGAATAGAAACTATTTCCGCGCTTTTGAGTGCAGGAGTTCGATTGGGAGAAGATAAGGTCATTCTTGCAAATCTTGCCTCTTCTCTTTTATCGAATCGTATCGAGCTGGCTTGGAATAACTCGAGAGATACGTCTGCTGCTGTTTTGGCGTTGTCTGAGTTTTTGGCTTCTATCCGTGAATCGGAAACTCCCGCCAATGTAGAGATCGTATTGAACGGGACCAGTTTGAAAACCGTAACTCTTCCTCCTAAGTCGGAGCAAGGAGAATTGTATAAGATCCCGGTCCCTTCCGAATTGATACGCTCCGGACCGAACAAGGTAGAAGTTTTGAAGAAGGATGGGCCTGTACTTTATGCAACTGCTTCCTTATACTACATGGATCGAAGTAAAAAGATCCAAGCTTATTCCAATGGTATCAAAGTAAAAAGGACCTACTATAAACTAAAAGTGGATTCGAATGATATCACTCCTGTGGAGTCTAAAACTTTCCAACCGGGCGATCTGGTAATGGTAGAAGTTTCGGTCCAGAAAGAAGGAGATGCAGATTCATATTATCAGGTGGAAGATTCTCTATTGCCTGGATTCTCTTTCTTGCAAAGGGATGCGGAGTATTATGCAGGCGATCTGAAGATGGAATATCTAAGTCGCCAGATTTACGACGATAGAGCCGTATTCTTTGTAGGAGGTCCTACAAAAGAATTCAAGGTTAGGTATTTTATCAGAGCAGAGGTAGGGGGGAAGTATAAGGTAATTCCTGCCAGAGCTTCCTTAATGTATTATTCAGAAGTAACAGGAGCAAGTTCAGACGATGAAATCAACGTTGGTCAATAA
- a CDS encoding SpoIID/LytB domain-containing protein gives MSHPSKLVGLGFLFLFSFSLFADTVPNKIKIGILSKYSPDSVRIIAKNSRVQYLGKNSLEKDKTILVRAEQDKIRILDGTKNSLSEHILLSSGEYELEVPKDQTTKRYSGDLEITSTKGKLKLIVAVPFEEYVLIGMISEFGDLFYPKDERNPDPNWKKEYTVVAAAMIRSYALANIGRHSKEGHDLCDLTHCLQFSGKLKKENIPSFSSKKVLLQDKNGKVLETFFHSTCGGNLSSPSVLWKNFKNPQYYRSGLDTNAGEVQCKKSPYFSWETFISKEEMESALGAKQIIELEPKYSESRITSLEYKDYSGKKNIQASEFLSKIGKILGWNKTKSNDFKIETSARGFYLKGKGFGHGIGLCQYGAREMAFRGAKSEEILHFYFPGAELRQIP, from the coding sequence ATGAGCCATCCTTCCAAACTAGTAGGTTTGGGTTTTCTATTTTTATTCTCTTTTTCTTTATTTGCAGATACGGTCCCAAATAAGATCAAGATCGGGATCTTATCTAAATATTCTCCTGACTCAGTCAGGATCATCGCGAAAAATTCTAGAGTTCAATACTTAGGAAAGAATAGTTTAGAAAAAGATAAAACGATTTTAGTCCGAGCAGAACAAGATAAGATCCGGATCTTAGACGGAACTAAAAATTCTCTCTCAGAACATATCCTACTTTCCAGCGGAGAATACGAATTAGAAGTGCCGAAAGATCAGACTACTAAAAGATATTCAGGAGATCTGGAAATCACTTCCACCAAAGGAAAACTAAAACTCATAGTTGCAGTTCCATTCGAAGAATATGTGCTGATAGGAATGATCTCAGAATTCGGGGACCTATTTTATCCTAAGGATGAAAGGAATCCGGATCCAAACTGGAAAAAGGAATATACTGTCGTCGCCGCTGCAATGATCCGCTCTTACGCACTCGCAAACATAGGAAGACATTCTAAAGAAGGCCACGATCTTTGCGATCTGACTCATTGCCTCCAGTTTTCAGGGAAATTAAAAAAGGAGAATATACCTTCCTTCTCTTCTAAAAAAGTACTCCTACAAGATAAAAATGGAAAAGTTTTAGAGACATTCTTTCACTCTACTTGTGGAGGAAATTTATCTTCTCCTTCTGTACTTTGGAAGAATTTTAAAAATCCACAATATTATAGATCCGGTCTCGATACCAATGCAGGAGAAGTACAATGCAAAAAGTCTCCGTATTTCTCCTGGGAAACTTTTATCTCTAAAGAAGAAATGGAATCCGCCTTAGGAGCAAAACAGATAATCGAATTAGAGCCCAAGTATTCCGAATCCAGAATAACTTCCTTAGAATATAAGGATTATTCCGGAAAAAAGAATATCCAAGCCTCCGAATTCTTATCTAAAATCGGTAAAATATTAGGCTGGAATAAAACCAAGAGTAACGATTTTAAGATCGAAACAAGCGCTCGAGGATTTTATTTGAAAGGAAAAGGATTCGGGCATGGGATCGGCCTTTGCCAATACGGAGCAAGAGAAATGGCCTTTCGAGGAGCAAAGTCGGAAGAGATACTTCACTTTTACTTTCCAGGAGCGGAACTGAGGCAAATCCCTTGA
- a CDS encoding DUF1175 family protein, protein MKFRISYFLIFALLHCNSYFESVLDPTELRMPADGKSVAVLKISNPILGTKDNFIWEEIDPELLKFLSKEKNGREEILRVQAGKVPTNIKIRTQKGKTIEISLFSRDGDFDQDGFPDSAELRTESDRQSFRDWFVRISLSQYLKENSSWNLKERDCSGLIRFAYKESLKTHTQDWQTRTGILLDKNLPDVREFNYPDIPYIGKNLFRIGEGKFGEFADAESLEKFHTSFVSKELESGLAGDILFFRSDRGVGTNFHSMILVEGETNNPQLLYHTGSDRGIKLIRAKELERSVLFSPEKNNRNFLGVYRFRILE, encoded by the coding sequence TTGAAGTTTCGGATTTCTTATTTTCTAATATTCGCTTTACTCCATTGTAATTCTTATTTCGAATCCGTCTTGGATCCGACCGAATTAAGAATGCCTGCAGACGGGAAATCGGTTGCCGTTTTAAAAATTTCAAATCCGATCCTAGGCACAAAAGACAATTTCATTTGGGAAGAGATAGATCCTGAATTACTCAAATTTCTCTCGAAAGAAAAAAACGGCAGAGAAGAGATCTTACGTGTGCAAGCGGGGAAGGTCCCTACAAACATTAAGATACGAACTCAAAAAGGCAAAACGATTGAGATTTCACTTTTTAGCCGAGATGGGGATTTTGACCAGGATGGATTTCCTGATTCTGCAGAACTTAGAACTGAATCGGATCGCCAATCATTTAGGGATTGGTTTGTCAGGATCTCTTTGTCACAATATTTAAAGGAGAATTCCTCCTGGAACCTGAAGGAAAGAGATTGCAGCGGATTGATCCGTTTCGCATATAAGGAGTCTTTAAAGACTCATACTCAGGATTGGCAAACTCGAACCGGGATCTTATTGGATAAAAATTTACCGGATGTCCGGGAATTTAATTACCCGGATATACCCTATATTGGTAAAAATCTGTTCCGGATCGGAGAGGGCAAATTCGGAGAATTTGCGGACGCAGAAAGTCTGGAAAAGTTCCATACTTCCTTTGTTTCCAAAGAGTTGGAGTCGGGGCTAGCGGGAGATATTCTCTTTTTCAGATCTGATCGTGGAGTCGGGACAAATTTCCATTCTATGATCCTTGTAGAGGGAGAGACTAATAATCCCCAACTTTTATATCATACAGGCTCGGACCGAGGCATCAAATTGATCCGAGCAAAAGAATTGGAAAGAAGTGTGTTGTTTTCCCCGGAAAAGAATAACCGAAATTTTCTTGGGGTTTATAGATTTCGGATTTTAGAATAG
- a CDS encoding 4Fe-4S dicluster domain-containing protein → MNRKDFFRKGLAKAFSVMEEGVNEISETWKSAVAEDKKTEPEKVPPKKTQIKVPKPKTAKSKFKGFRNLQFPPGADAKGKRFFSKCTACSDCIYACPYSVLFPVPDDKTGKHFPHMDVNLNACMLCKDYPCISACETGALLPYKENESPKFGKAKGFFQHCINSRTGEKTCETCAITCPIPNVVQFKGNKPSFSQDCVGCGLCVSSCPTFPKAIQVQ, encoded by the coding sequence ATGAACCGAAAAGACTTCTTCCGGAAAGGCTTAGCTAAAGCTTTTTCCGTTATGGAAGAAGGCGTAAATGAAATTTCGGAAACCTGGAAATCAGCTGTAGCGGAAGATAAAAAGACAGAACCGGAAAAGGTTCCTCCTAAAAAAACTCAGATCAAAGTTCCTAAACCTAAAACTGCCAAAAGTAAATTTAAAGGTTTTAGGAACTTACAATTCCCTCCCGGAGCGGATGCAAAAGGAAAACGGTTCTTCTCCAAATGTACCGCTTGTAGTGATTGTATTTACGCTTGTCCTTATTCAGTGTTGTTTCCTGTACCTGACGATAAAACAGGCAAACATTTTCCTCATATGGATGTGAATCTAAATGCATGTATGTTATGCAAAGATTATCCGTGTATCTCTGCCTGCGAGACAGGTGCACTTTTACCTTATAAAGAGAATGAATCTCCTAAATTCGGAAAGGCAAAAGGTTTCTTTCAACATTGTATCAATTCCAGAACAGGAGAAAAAACCTGCGAGACCTGTGCGATCACTTGTCCAATTCCGAATGTAGTCCAGTTCAAAGGAAATAAACCGAGCTTTTCTCAAGACTGCGTAGGCTGCGGTTTATGCGTTTCTTCTTGTCCAACTTTTCCTAAGGCAATCCAAGTACAATGA
- a CDS encoding penicillin-binding transpeptidase domain-containing protein — protein MNSKIHYKIGILSATLLLYVAGAEAAPKFSYSYLDEAVKEFESKNSTSSVVLMEIDSGKVEYIYRPEIAVSKKLPPGSLVKTFSALTLLKFKDRLGFSPEKKVVCKGRFYPNESITPTKSDLNTLHLPQDENGKEYLRCSLAKGHGEMDLRSALVQSCNVYFLTNASSDPELFYSKLYEDWSLGKSTRSRLDSYREPSDTNFISISPLRKVAASIGEGGILLSPLKISQLYSSIWKEGPRLSPYWGAGQEPVRSEENPYAGKDLRWIASVLSEVPKSGTLKDLNIPEKGSLEILGGKTGTGTKFMHKYETHGWTVLSFRKDRKSYVLTVFVDNGSGGNQAKSLASILLDKIDPKNKDSAIKSGK, from the coding sequence ATGAACTCTAAAATACATTATAAAATCGGAATTTTATCTGCTACTCTGCTTCTTTATGTAGCAGGGGCGGAAGCTGCTCCTAAATTTTCTTATTCGTATCTGGATGAGGCAGTAAAAGAATTCGAATCTAAAAATTCTACATCATCAGTGGTATTAATGGAAATTGATTCCGGAAAAGTAGAGTATATATACAGACCGGAGATCGCAGTTTCTAAAAAATTACCTCCCGGTTCATTGGTGAAAACCTTCTCCGCTTTAACTTTATTAAAATTCAAAGACAGACTCGGATTTTCTCCGGAAAAAAAAGTCGTATGCAAGGGTAGATTTTACCCGAATGAAAGTATCACCCCCACTAAGTCGGATCTGAACACGCTTCATCTTCCTCAGGACGAAAACGGAAAAGAATACTTAAGATGTTCCTTGGCAAAAGGCCATGGAGAAATGGATCTTAGATCCGCCCTGGTTCAGTCTTGTAACGTATATTTTTTAACGAATGCTTCTTCTGATCCCGAGTTATTTTATTCAAAGTTATATGAGGATTGGAGTTTGGGAAAATCCACTCGCTCCAGATTAGATTCTTATCGAGAACCTTCCGATACGAATTTTATTTCTATCAGTCCTTTGAGAAAAGTAGCTGCTTCTATTGGAGAAGGTGGGATCCTCTTAAGTCCTTTAAAAATTTCACAGTTGTATTCTTCTATTTGGAAAGAAGGTCCAAGACTTTCTCCTTATTGGGGAGCAGGCCAAGAGCCTGTTCGATCGGAAGAGAATCCCTATGCTGGAAAGGATTTGAGATGGATCGCTTCTGTTCTTTCCGAAGTTCCGAAATCCGGGACCTTAAAGGATTTGAATATTCCTGAAAAAGGGAGTTTGGAGATCCTAGGCGGAAAAACAGGGACCGGAACTAAATTTATGCATAAATATGAAACACATGGATGGACAGTATTATCTTTTCGTAAAGATCGAAAATCTTATGTGCTGACCGTTTTTGTGGACAATGGCTCCGGAGGGAATCAGGCCAAATCCTTGGCTTCGATTCTTCTGGATAAGATCGATCCTAAAAATAAAGATTCTGCAATAAAATCAGGTAAATAA